One genomic segment of Chroogloeocystis siderophila 5.2 s.c.1 includes these proteins:
- a CDS encoding DUF4832 domain-containing protein: MNAETKTYQGSGETFANPERGFYINSITKHQDTPLTAIQAATAKKRNISLIRRIYVIPQYRYSSLPSSFLEFVKQDFNIARQAGIKLVVRFAYNWDIGGYDAPKDVILTHLEQLQPILRNNYDVIAYLEAGFVGAWGQWNRSSHQLINNTTLDVTPDSRAIFYKILAALPSQRMVALPFPKQKMDIFNTTQPLKSSEAFSGSARARTATHNDGFLASSDDLGFYTYRQVERDKQFLSVNNLYVVHGGETASASGPAQAYIGCANALAEMARLRWSVLNLEFHQSVIQGWKNQGCLPEIRRRLGYRFRLLKTTIPTQVKPSGTFAMSFVVTNDGWANAYNPRRVEIVLRHKQTKKEYRLPVQEDPRRWLPSQIKTVEVVAGVPANMLSGEYQVFLNLPDPSPRLYNRAPYSIRLANQNVWEAATGYNLLASSVTVTSNVSGSNYSGSQFFTSR; the protein is encoded by the coding sequence ATGAATGCTGAAACAAAAACTTATCAAGGAAGTGGAGAAACCTTCGCTAATCCTGAGCGTGGGTTCTATATCAACTCTATCACGAAGCATCAAGATACTCCTTTGACGGCTATTCAAGCAGCAACAGCTAAAAAGAGAAACATAAGTTTAATTCGGCGAATTTATGTTATTCCTCAGTACCGTTACAGTAGTTTACCATCATCTTTTCTTGAGTTCGTAAAACAAGACTTTAACATAGCTCGACAAGCTGGAATCAAATTAGTTGTTCGCTTTGCCTATAACTGGGATATAGGTGGTTATGATGCCCCTAAAGATGTGATTTTGACGCACTTGGAGCAATTACAACCAATTTTGAGAAACAACTACGATGTGATTGCTTATCTAGAAGCAGGGTTTGTTGGTGCTTGGGGACAGTGGAATCGTTCTTCGCATCAGCTAATTAACAATACAACTCTTGACGTAACACCAGATTCACGCGCAATATTTTATAAAATTCTTGCGGCTTTACCATCTCAGCGAATGGTTGCTTTACCATTTCCTAAGCAAAAGATGGATATATTTAACACAACTCAACCGCTTAAATCGAGCGAAGCTTTTAGTGGAAGTGCACGTGCGAGAACCGCTACTCACAATGACGGCTTTTTAGCAAGTTCGGACGATTTGGGATTTTACACTTATCGCCAGGTTGAAAGAGATAAGCAATTTTTGAGTGTTAATAACTTGTATGTCGTGCATGGTGGTGAAACAGCCAGCGCTAGTGGCCCTGCTCAAGCTTATATTGGTTGTGCGAATGCGTTAGCAGAGATGGCAAGATTACGCTGGAGCGTCTTAAATTTGGAATTTCATCAATCTGTTATTCAAGGATGGAAAAATCAAGGCTGTCTGCCGGAAATCAGACGACGTTTAGGCTACCGCTTTCGGCTACTCAAAACAACAATTCCCACTCAAGTCAAGCCATCAGGCACTTTTGCAATGAGCTTTGTTGTTACTAACGATGGCTGGGCTAATGCTTACAATCCACGTCGCGTAGAAATCGTTTTACGTCACAAACAAACAAAAAAAGAATATCGTCTACCAGTGCAAGAAGATCCGCGCAGATGGCTACCTAGTCAGATTAAAACTGTAGAAGTTGTCGCAGGTGTTCCTGCAAATATGTTGAGTGGAGAATATCAAGTTTTCCTCAATCTTCCCGATCCTTCACCAAGATTATATAATCGCGCGCCATACTCTATTCGACTAGCAAATCAAAATGTTTGGGAAGCCGCGACAGGCTATAATTTATTAGCAAGTAGTGTAACAGTTACTTCCAACGTATCCGGAAGTAATTACTCAGGTAGCCAATTTTTTACTTCTCGGTAA
- a CDS encoding polysaccharide biosynthesis protein codes for MVDALSKVWLRLRNRHFFVADAVIFLLTPALALALRLDKLFVFRVYGTDVLIVTAAFLVVKILLLYQFGFYRRCWRYASIDELIQVVASMAAVLVVQTWLFYVLYYTTDLISNLPRSLPLLDGILSLILVGGIRFSVRALERACQLPKTNQQYERALIVGAGHAGVSLVQTIQHNPKLGLYAVGFVDDDPTKLGLRIRGIRVLGDRHSIPEIIRAFNIERVIIAMPTVSGKVIREIVDRCQSLGVATSTLPSIHEILSGHARVASIRDVKIEDLLRREPIKTNVEAVSHFLNGKRVLITGAGGSIGSEICRQVLQCCPAEILLVGHGENSVFNIQQELQQALETWHRCSTNIPRLTTLIADIRFAARLDYVFEQFKPDIVFHAAAHKHVPLMEANSPEAITNNVVGTKNLLDLALRYNVKHFVMISTDKAVNPTSIMGASKRAAEMLVLKAAQVSKKPFVVVRFGNVLGSRGSVVPTFKRQIAAGGPITITHPDICRYFMTIPEAVQLVLQAAVIGHGGEVFMLNMGEPVKIVDLAKDLIRLSGYEVGKDIDIVYTGLRPGEKLYEELFIPGERYEPTQHEKILSVRNASGIIPENLESMVAALCQAADLNDNQAIVSLLQQLVTEYKPGGSSTTKKSAIARTFRQQNLTQVTSESLQLEKDLKRALMQRELRIHYQPIINLATQEITSFEALLRWQHPQQGLIAPAKFINIAEDTGLIVPIGWWVLRQACQQLQRWQQQFPHTRLGMSVNLSRQQFFQADLSERIAQILADVRLHAGSLRLEIAEHAIVEDDEYTSALMRQLTALGVQLQIDNIGVGYSFLSLLLQLPQLLQNKKISRLKLDRTLVSCDDSETAEIMQTITAIAQDLHINVTATGVETTQQLARVKALNCEYAQGYLFSKPLESQAIHSLLTTRFRATFAELI; via the coding sequence ATGGTAGATGCTCTATCAAAGGTTTGGTTACGCTTACGTAACCGCCATTTTTTTGTCGCCGATGCAGTGATTTTTTTGCTGACACCTGCATTAGCACTGGCTTTGCGCCTTGATAAACTATTTGTTTTTAGAGTTTACGGAACCGATGTTCTTATTGTAACAGCAGCTTTTTTAGTAGTAAAGATATTACTGTTGTATCAATTTGGCTTTTATCGTAGGTGTTGGCGTTACGCCAGTATTGATGAATTGATTCAAGTCGTCGCTTCGATGGCTGCGGTCTTAGTAGTTCAAACTTGGTTATTTTATGTGCTGTATTACACGACTGATTTAATCAGTAATTTGCCGCGATCGCTACCGTTGCTCGATGGAATACTGAGTCTCATATTAGTAGGTGGAATACGCTTTAGCGTGCGGGCGCTCGAGCGCGCGTGTCAGCTTCCGAAAACAAATCAGCAATACGAACGCGCTTTGATCGTCGGTGCAGGACATGCAGGTGTGTCATTAGTGCAAACGATTCAGCATAATCCTAAGCTAGGTCTTTATGCAGTTGGTTTTGTTGACGACGATCCGACAAAACTAGGGTTACGGATTCGGGGAATTCGGGTACTCGGCGATCGCCATAGTATTCCTGAAATCATTCGCGCTTTTAATATTGAGCGTGTCATTATTGCAATGCCTACGGTTTCTGGGAAAGTGATTCGCGAAATTGTTGATCGCTGCCAGTCACTGGGGGTGGCAACAAGTACTTTACCCAGCATTCATGAGATTCTCAGCGGTCATGCTCGTGTTGCCAGTATTCGCGATGTCAAAATTGAAGACTTACTACGGCGAGAACCAATAAAAACAAATGTGGAAGCAGTATCGCACTTCCTTAATGGCAAACGAGTTCTGATTACAGGTGCAGGCGGCTCAATCGGTAGCGAGATTTGTCGTCAAGTTCTGCAGTGCTGTCCTGCCGAAATTTTGCTTGTTGGACACGGCGAGAACTCTGTGTTTAATATTCAGCAAGAACTTCAACAAGCCTTAGAAACTTGGCATCGTTGTTCTACCAATATCCCTCGGCTGACGACGTTGATCGCGGATATTCGCTTTGCTGCGCGTTTAGATTATGTTTTTGAGCAATTTAAACCGGATATTGTCTTCCACGCCGCAGCACATAAGCACGTACCTTTGATGGAAGCCAATTCTCCCGAAGCAATTACAAACAACGTTGTGGGAACCAAAAATTTGCTCGATTTGGCGCTGCGCTACAACGTCAAACACTTTGTCATGATTTCCACCGACAAAGCTGTGAATCCTACAAGTATTATGGGTGCAAGCAAAAGAGCCGCAGAGATGTTAGTTCTCAAAGCCGCGCAAGTCAGCAAAAAACCTTTTGTTGTTGTGCGATTCGGTAATGTTTTGGGCAGTAGGGGCAGTGTTGTTCCAACGTTTAAGCGACAAATCGCCGCAGGAGGTCCGATTACGATTACGCATCCTGACATTTGTCGTTATTTTATGACAATTCCAGAAGCTGTACAACTTGTGTTGCAAGCTGCGGTCATCGGTCACGGTGGCGAAGTGTTTATGCTTAACATGGGGGAACCTGTCAAAATTGTTGATTTAGCAAAGGATTTGATTCGGCTTTCGGGTTATGAAGTCGGCAAGGATATCGATATTGTATACACAGGGCTACGACCAGGCGAAAAACTCTATGAGGAATTGTTTATTCCTGGCGAACGCTACGAACCAACGCAGCATGAAAAAATTCTCTCAGTACGCAACGCGAGTGGCATCATTCCTGAAAATTTAGAGTCAATGGTCGCAGCGCTTTGCCAAGCAGCCGATTTGAATGATAATCAAGCGATTGTTTCTTTGCTACAGCAGTTGGTAACTGAGTACAAGCCAGGCGGTAGCAGTACGACTAAAAAGAGTGCGATCGCTCGCACTTTTCGTCAACAAAATCTTACTCAAGTTACGTCCGAATCACTACAACTCGAAAAAGACTTAAAACGGGCATTAATGCAACGCGAGTTGCGAATTCACTATCAACCGATTATCAACTTAGCAACGCAGGAAATTACAAGCTTTGAAGCTTTACTGCGCTGGCAACATCCGCAACAAGGTTTGATTGCACCCGCAAAGTTTATCAACATCGCTGAAGACACAGGCTTAATTGTACCCATTGGTTGGTGGGTATTACGTCAAGCGTGCCAACAACTTCAACGTTGGCAACAGCAATTTCCGCATACACGCTTGGGAATGAGTGTCAATCTTTCGCGCCAGCAGTTTTTTCAAGCTGACTTAAGCGAACGAATCGCCCAAATTTTGGCAGATGTTCGTTTGCACGCAGGTAGTTTAAGGTTAGAAATAGCTGAACACGCGATCGTAGAAGATGATGAATATACTTCGGCGCTGATGCGACAGTTAACTGCTTTGGGCGTACAATTGCAAATCGATAATATTGGTGTTGGTTACTCGTTTTTGAGCTTGCTTCTGCAACTACCACAGCTATTACAAAATAAAAAAATTAGCAGGCTGAAGCTTGACCGCACACTCGTTAGTTGTGACGACAGTGAAACTGCGGAGATTATGCAAACGATTACCGCGATCGCGCAGGATTTACACATAAACGTGACAGCTACCGGAGTCGAGACAACTCAACAGCTTGCGCGTGTCAAAGCACTCAATTGTGAATACGCACAAGGTTATCTATTTTCTAAACCTTTAGAAAGTCAAGCTATTCATTCACTACTTACAACACGTTTTAGGGCGACGTTTGCTGAACTTATTTAA